The window GCAACAGTTAATTGCTTGCAAAAGCAATTTTACATCACAGAATATAGTTCTACCGCACCAAATACTGTTCCTACCATAAAACGCTTGTTCACAGGGTTCTAAGCTCTGCATACCAAACTAAAGAATACAACACAGGTTTCATGTGTAGCTTCTGCAGCAAACAaaagcaggcaggcaggcgggcgggcgggctcaGCAACTGCAATTACACAGTTGCTCTAGTAGCGGCTTAGCTCAACCCAAACAATGTTCCAATGCCGCGCTGATTAGGTGACATCCCATGAAAACTGAACTTCTAGGAGGCATGAGGAACCCTGGGCCCTAGAAAACCAGATTTGTCTTGTCTCTTATTTTCCATATGGATGGTACCTGCTAGAACTCCGAGCACCCGAACTCCCACCAGCAGCACCACCTGCTCCACCAGCACCCCCGTAGCCACCATATCCACCAGCGCCATAGCCACCTGGGCCACCACCATAGGCGCCACCTCCATAAGCACCACCTCCGTAAGCACCCCCTCCATAAGCACCACCACCATAGGCACCATATGCACCATAAGCGCCTCCGTACATGGAGCCACCATACCCACCGCCAAAACCAGACCCAAAGCCAGCATTGCCTGCATAGCCATACCCTCTGCCATAGCCATATCCCGCTCCTGCACCACCATCATATCCATAacctgctgcagcagcagaCCTATAAGCACCACCGTACCCataaccaccgccgccgccaccaccaccaccaccactgttgccaccgctgccgctgccAGCTCCACCACTACGGTAAGAATTACGGtaaccaccaccacccccaTGGCTAGACCTACCATTACTACTGTGATCAGATCCATGCTTCTTTGGTTCAGCCTTCTTTATTTCAACCTGAAaacaaaatagtacaaaagtaAAACATCACTACAATCACTCCAACTTGGAGTACAATAaatagggtcagttggatccatgccactacaacttcttgaaattggatttcatgttgaaatccatgccattgagtggcatgattttgaacatgaaacccaatttcacagagttgtggtggcatgaatcaaaATTTCCCCAATAAATAACCATCAGTAAGCACACAAACATTAATTCCAGTGTATGACCAACAAATGAGAAATTCATAGAAATACAAAGAGCAATACGAAAGAATTATCCAGCAGGAAAAGAAATTGGCTCCTCAAAAAGGAACCACAGAACACAATAGCAACAAAGCCTTTTGGTCGCATGTTGGGAATTTGGGATAAGCTAGGGAGCTATATAGCACCAttcaaaattttaattcaaactgTTGAAAATCAGGGGCTATAATTCATACTCTAGAAAAAAAATGGTCCTTAACATATATGAACATGAATCTATTTTCCTCTTTTTGGTTCCCTTATAATagtggaagaaaaaaaatatgagaTCGGTTACAGGCCCACGACCACGACAGCTACTACGGCCTACTACTACAGAGGTTACAACATAAAcacaataaaataaaatctaacCTGCTTCCCACCAAGATCACGCATTCTCCCCTCTGATATGACCCTTTCAACAGCATCCTCACTTTCAAAAGTGACAAAACCAAACCCTCTAGAACGCCCAGTGCTATGATCAAGCATTATCTGGTCTTCAACCACCTTACCATAAGAGGAAAAGTGATCCTTCAACTCATCTGAAAGTTTGTAGCTTCTCAGTATCAACAAATTAACAAAATGCATTAAATATTTCATTGTTTAGCAAACATCTACCTTCAGTTAGTGATGGTGGTAGCCCACCAATGAAGATCTTTCTTGTCTTGGGGCCATCTTTGGTGGTCATTTCTTCCCTAGGGACTGTCCTCTTGACCTCAACCTGCATAAACAAGAAGTTGAGAGTAGTCGAGACAAGCTAAACTCCAATCCAATTGCAGAAGTTTGCATATGAAAGTGAACTGCAAACTGAGGTCCCACATTACGGCCGGTCTAAATTTAGATGTCCTACCGTTCTGCCATCTATAACGTGCTCATCCTCCAAAACCTTGTCTATAACAGATGGATCAGAAAATGTAACAAATCCAAATCCACGAGGCATCTTAGTATGCTTGTCCTTCATAATTACAGAATCAGTTATTGCCCCATACTTCTCAAAATGCTTGGAGAATGTTTCTACATACAAACAAATAAACCATACAGATTTGTCAATTGGGAAAAGAAGAACAGAATTTGGAAAAGTAGCAGAACACGAACTATTGAGATAAGAGGGTAAAAATATTTCACATAAGATCAGACCTATATACCTCAATCAAGGACCAAGAAAAAATTTGATAAATGCAAATCCAAAACCATGTTATacagtcgtccgactaatcgcgattagtcgcgattagtcgaccTTATCGCTCCGCTGGCTTCGATAAGTGAAACGACTAGCTTTTGTCGATCAGATGTCTGATCGTCCTACTAATCGTcgcctaatcgcgattagtcgtccgACTAGCTACTTGGACGATCAGGCCAAAACCAAAAGATGTCCAGCAGACCAGCACTCCAGCCCGCCGCCTGTACTGGGCTCAATTAGGCCCATTAGCCATTAGGGTTAGGTTAACTATATAACTTGcaccattagccattagccattagccattagggttaggttaactatataacttgcaccattagccattagccattagccattagcctGTACTGTGTGGGACAAGAATATGGAGTTCTGGACAGTTCAAACATCAAATCTCACAAGTGTCACCAAACTGACTATCATTGTGGTGTTCCTGCTTGCTATATAGTATATAAGTACatatacatgtacatatatgtCGTGGGATATATAGGACGACTATAGCGACGACTAGGACCGACTAGGGTCGACTAATCGACCTGATCGACGACTAGTCGCGACTAGTCGCCTTATCGGTgccatggcgactaggttcgACTAGACGACTGTATAACATTGATCCAAAAGCAACTTAATTCACAAATCTCATGCACCCATAATTGCTTTCATTTtagcagaaaaaaaaatatgtatcTTCTTACACAAACCCAAATTAGTGCATGTATTTCAGCATTTGAATGGGCTCATGATCATGTTCAAGCTACCTGTcattaatttgatcataaatCAGTTAATTTGAGAAGCATATCTGGGTACCATGCACTTACGTATCAACAAAGCAGAAATATCAATTTGACAATCTGCTGTTTGTTATGGGACAAACAATTTTTTAAGAGGACAGAAATTCTTGCTGTTGTACCTTTATCCAAATACTAAGTGGGTTATAAATTAACAAAAATGTGATTGGCAGTGCAAGCAAAGAGAAATCCACGCAGGTGCAGAATGTCAGCATCATACTGTTACACTGAAAATAAGCTCATCATAAGTGCTAAGCGCAGTCTACCAAAAATATGTCGAACAGCAGAAAACATGCAGAAAAATAGTAAAGAACCATGTTCAAATCAAGCACATCGACAAGTATGCATGTAATTTTTTTATGCCCAGCCACCATGGTATTTCATACATATATGTTATTCCCAATAGAAGGAAGTTAGAAAAAATGACAAACTGAATAAAACATGGTCAATCATACAATTACAGCAGCACGTCAAGTAACATAACAAATAATGCCATGGGTATGCAAACAATACAACAGAACACAAGGATAACATTAAGCTATTATAGCCAAACACATCAAGCAGCAAACAAGGGAAACAGCCAACACATGCATACCCTGCTGGGCGTGTAACAAAAGCATGCAAACAGAAACACTACTTCCCACTACAAGCGCCCTGTTCCCCCTTAATGACGAACCTGCAGCTCAGCTCTACTTCTTGTTTCTAAATATTTTTACTTTATCGTTAAAATTTACCAGACACCAAACTAGACAAACCTAACCCTGGGCACGCCCAATCAGTAGTTAATGACATAGAAATTCACCTTCAGTCGTCTCCCAAGCAACGCCTCCGACGAAAATCTTCCTGCAAAAGTGAAGAAGAATATCAGCTCTCCCGCTCCCCGCATCCTTCGAAATCCAGACCGAATCGAAACCCTAGGGCCCAGATCGCTCACCCCGACGAGTCGCCGCCGGCCCCCCTCCCGTCGTCTCCGCCGGCGTCGCCGTACCCAGAGCCCCCGTCCCGGCCTCCCCGCCTCCCGGGGTGGCCCTCCTCCTCGTCGACCTCCTCATCCTCGTACCCGTTCAGCGCGTGCTGGTTGTCCTCCGGGTACCCCGCCATGCCGCGAGCTctctcgcagccgccgcctgcgATACGAGACCAACGGAATCTGAGCAAACAGCGGAGCCGCGGGAACCCTAGCTCGGGCCCGGGGAGAGCGCGCGGGGGGAGGGCGGATTACCTCGGAACCGGAGCGATCGGAGGGCTGGGTTCGGCGGGGCGGAGCAAACCCTAGGAGCGCCGCTGCGGGTGCGGGTTTAGAGGGAGGGGTGGGATTGCGGGAGAGTATAGGAGAGAGATGGGATGAGAAGAAGACggagacggaggcggcggcgaggtttgGTTTGAGTCCAACGCGCAAGCGGCTACGGGTGCTTTATATGAGACGTGCGCGAGCGCGACGGTGAGGGCTTCAGGCAAAGAGAGGGTTGGTTCGGTTTTTGCTACCAGAAATAATCAAGCACAATTTCTACCTCTTGATTTGGAGGAATTTCTCTAAACTTTTAATCAAGGGTTAATTTCATCCCTAACTGTCAAAATGAGCGTTTCGGTCCTTAATTTTTTCATACACATCAATTTAGTCCTTCGTCCTACGTGTCTTGAGCACACTATGTCAACATTCAagtgttattatttttcttcaGCAGCAACATATATTGGTTACACATAAAAAAATAACATAACAAAATTTTAGCTACTATCTACatgattttctttaaaaaaaattatgcgtATATAATAAATAGGAACATATTTGGTGGAAATCACAATCTTCGCGAAAACCCATACAAACCACAGCAAAAAAAGTTGtctaaattcacaaaaaaaaatcacacatgtagatgatatgatgatacacaaccttataaaatattttgtccaaactagactttgtttgtgagacataaaaaaacaaatttctaacaaatcatctagATAGCTTTGTGGCTTGaaaattgttatttttatatctcacaaataaagttgagtttggacaagatattttacaaggttgtgtatcatcatatcatctacatgtgtgaattttttgtgaatttagaCAACTTTTTTGACGTGATTTGCACGGGTCTTCACGAAAGTTGTGGTTTCTACCAGATATGTTGTTAAAGAATAAACTCTCTTCATTAAAAATTTGTACGTTATTTTAGTTTTATCAAGATGCAACTTTTACAATGCCAAACTTATAGAAAACGTCGATCGTCTAGGAACCATAACTAAATAATATGACAAGACGTAAGAACAAGCCTTGACATATAAATTGAAGGACGAAATTAAGTTGGATGAAGAAATTTAATGATTGAACAATCGTTTTGGAAGTTTGGAGACCAAGTTAAGCTTCGGCTGGAAGTTTTGAGGATGAAAGTGGCTACTCCATCTTTTGATTACTAGCTATATCTAAATACCGTGTTTTCATAAGTGTGGAATAATACTATCACCACCTTAATGAGCTTGGAAACAAGCAATGACAAAAGTTGAAaatattaaaatattattaacttCTTAATCTAATGGTTTCTCTCCTTGTGGTTTGCACTTTCTCTCTAGTACATCCATTCTTTTAGAGACCACCCCTTTAGCGATGCGGCTAAAAATAACCACTACAAGCTACTTTTTGTTGTGTGTTAGAAACATTCCATTCTAGAGAGTGCCTACCAATTATATGCATTCATATATTTCTTTAGTAATTAGTTACAGATGTGTTAAGATCTATATTTACATGTGCACAAGCATGGCGTGAATGCCTAATTGTGGGGCTATAGAGGAGAGTTCTCGATCACTACCACAGCCACCACTATTAAATCATTAATCCCCCACGTTGTCCTCCTCACCGGCGCCGTCCCACGCGTCTCATCTAGCACTGCTATGTGGTCCCATTACTAGTGGACCCACCTGCTATAGACTAACTGAGAACACTACAGTTGagagtaggggtggtaaagggcccaaaattttaaactagaaaatctaagaacCGGGATCTAAAAGAGttgggctctaatcttatataattttgaactaaaataattttttaagaaTTTTGTTGGACTGTGAAGATGTCATTAGGCCCATagtccattaccacccctagctgaGAGTGGACTAGTTACCAAATCacctgccaaaaaaaaaacagagagaagtGCCCGAGCCGCGACTCGTCGGCCATggcgaagccgccgccggcggcgacgaggaagcCCTCGGCGGCGCCCACCGTCGCGCTGACACTGGCTCTGGTTCTCGCCTCcgcgggcctcctcctcctgctgctccgcctctcgccctcctccccgtcccccaccccgcacccgcaccgccgcctccgcctccgcgcccgcGCTCACGCGCGCGAGCACCACCAGATCCCGTTCGACCCCGTCGTCGCGGACCTCGAGCGCCGCCTCGAGGACCGCGAGTGggagcgcctcgccgccgcggggctgCACGCGCCCGGcatggaggcggcgccggtccCGGAGGACCTCTCCGACGGCGAGGATTACATCAACGACGCCGCGCGTTTCAACGTCACGCGCCGCGTGGAAGAGCTGTTCCCGAGGATCGACGTCGACCCCGCCGACGGCGCCGTCACGGGCGACGAGCTGGCCGCGTGGAACCTCGCCAACGCGCGGCGGGAGGTGCTGCACCGCACCGCGAGGGAGCTCGAGCTGCACGACCGCGACCACGACGGCCGCCTCGCCTTCGGCGAGTACGAGCGGCCCAGCTGGGCCTGGCGTTTCGACGGTACGTATGTGTATGTACGATTTCCAGCTATTTGAGTTTGTTTCTTCAGTGGGGTTCGGATCCTTGTACTAAATTTGGGcgtgtatgcttatttttggaAGTTCGTTGGATACTTATAATCTCGCAATGTAGCTGGTTAGCTGGGTAAGCTCTGAATCTTGCTGCTGAGATTTGTGTAACCACGTGCTGTAGTTGTTGGATTTGGGGATACATTTGCTGATTTTAAGGCCAGATTGCGATGTTAAGTCATTTTACGGAGTAGAAATGTGGTTATTTACTCTAAAATGATTCGTCTTGCTAGCCCATTTGTTATGTAGACCACGATGAAGCCATGCAGTCGAAGTTTTGTATAAGAGTTTTGCCAGAAGTGCTGTTTTAGTAAGGTATTATGTAAATCCTTTAACTGAATGTTGCTTAAATGCATCACATTGAGAAGTTTTCAACTTTTTTCAAAGAAAGGGAATGCATGGAGTCGTGCATAATATCCCCATGCCTGAATCAATTAAAAGATTATAATTTTGGGAGCTTGCCTGTGTGGGAATTAGGAACCTTTCCACTCTCCATTGATCGAGTATAGGCTGAGGAAACATGCCTTTGCCATTTAAAATTTTCTTGAAACTATAATTGTACTTGTATGCTTATGTGAACGTTACTCCAGATCAGACCAAACTTAGTGGCGTGACATAAGATGCAAGAGATATTGTCATCAAGTTGGAGTTCTGATACATTTTGAATATGCGAGTTCATTTTTCAGTATGGTCCCTGTGTCAACCAATAAATATTGAACTTTCATTTTTCCATACATTTTGAACAAAGATTTGTCAATAGATGACAACCTGAATAGTTCTCAACTAGTCACATTGATGAAATTGTATATATTGCATTGAGTGAAAAAAGTTTCAGTGCACCTGCCAATCTCATAAAAAATAGTCCCATTTATGTCTGAATCATAACTCAACCAGTGATACAATTGTAAGCTAGAAGGAGCTCAATAGACCACAACCTGCAGTGACTATCACATGCATATCTTAGCAATTTGAACACTAACCCTTGTCTATGTCCAGATCTTAACTCAACCAATGATGGGGTCGGATGGTGGAAGGAGGAGCATTTCAGTGCCGCAGATATGGACGACGATGGCTTCCTAAATCTGACCGAGTTTAATGAGTATTACATCCTCTCTGACCATGTTTTCGTAAACCTTGTTTTACCTAGCATTCAGTATTTACTTTGAATTTCTGTGTCCAGCTTTTTACATCCAGCTGATACTGCCAACCCAAAGCTAATACATTGGTTGTGCAAAGAAGAAGTCAGGTACAAATTTTCCTTCCAAACTTTTCCAATATGTTTGCATTCAACCgcattgttttgcatgatcttaGTATTATTTCAGTTCTGTGCAAgaacaatgatgatgcaaaAGTTTCTTTTCCTGTACTTAAGGAAACCAATATTAGATGCTTCCTTACCAGGATTATAGATTATAACATTAGAcataaattaaaaaaagaaacaatGTTTGAGGTGCTTGCCAGGTGCCACACACAGTTTATTCCACGAATAAATTATATGTGACACAAGTAACTAGCTAACTACTGCAGGCCACTTCAGAGGTAGTAATTGACTGAGCAGTTCATGTGTGGTTTAGCACTAATTTCATAACAATAAGCATGTATTAAGGAATTAATATTTGAATTTTCATCGACTGTTTTAATCCTGCCCATTTCTCATATTTCTGATACTAAATAGTATATATTGCCTGGCACGTCACTTAATGTTTTGTTGATTACAGCTGGATCAGATTATGGCTACATATTGGAGATGTTTTAAAATCTTGAATTCTTGATTCTCATAATCATTATATGCTTGATGCCACGATCCTTATTTGGAAATTCCTGGTAGTCAAACTAGGCTCTGGGGCTTTAATGGAAGATATGCTTGAGTTAGGTTTTTAGTGAATAATATATGCTGATTCATGCTGGGTTCAAACTATGCTACTTCAtgcctctgtttttttttgtccgAATTATTTTGCAATGGCATACTATCTAGTAACCAACTTTGGTTATCCTGAGTGAACTGGTTTCTTTTAATGCTATCTGGGCCATATTCCTATTTAGCTTTGCAGATGTCTGTTCTAAGGTATCATCATTTAAGATGAATCTGTGTTGATATTCAGGGAAAGAGATAAAGACAATGATGGAAAGCTCAATTTTCAAGAGTTCTTCAGTGGATTATTTTAGTCGATTCGACATTATGATGATGAAGGCATAACGGATGACACTGGTGGCTCTGATGCGCCAGCTAAAAAGTCTTTTTCACACCTTGATCTGGACAATGATGGGTAAATATTACAAGTTCCAGTGTTTTAAATTGTTCC is drawn from Panicum virgatum strain AP13 chromosome 1N, P.virgatum_v5, whole genome shotgun sequence and contains these coding sequences:
- the LOC120655125 gene encoding glycine-rich RNA-binding protein 8-like isoform X2, with protein sequence MRRSTRRRATPGGGEAGTGALGTATPAETTGGGPAATRRGRFSSEALLGRRLKVEVKRTVPREEMTTKDGPKTRKIFIGGLPPSLTEDELKDHFSSYGKVVEDQIMLDHSTGRSRGFGFVTFESEDAVERVISEGRMRDLGGKQVEIKKAEPKKHGSDHSSNGRSSHGGGGGYRNSYRSGGAGSGSGGNSGGGGGGGGGGYGYGGAYRSAAAAGYGYDGGAGAGYGYGRGYGYAGNAGFGSGFGGGYGGSMYGGAYGAYGAYGGGAYGGGAYGGGAYGGGAYGGGPGGYGAGGYGGYGGAGGAGGAAGGSSGARSSSRYHPYGK
- the LOC120655125 gene encoding heterogeneous nuclear ribonucleoprotein A2 homolog 1-like isoform X1, whose amino-acid sequence is MAGYPEDNQHALNGYEDEEVDEEEGHPGRRGGRDGGSGYGDAGGDDGRGAGGDSSGKIFVGGVAWETTEETFSKHFEKYGAITDSVIMKDKHTKMPRGFGFVTFSDPSVIDKVLEDEHVIDGRTVEVKRTVPREEMTTKDGPKTRKIFIGGLPPSLTEDELKDHFSSYGKVVEDQIMLDHSTGRSRGFGFVTFESEDAVERVISEGRMRDLGGKQVEIKKAEPKKHGSDHSSNGRSSHGGGGGYRNSYRSGGAGSGSGGNSGGGGGGGGGGYGYGGAYRSAAAAGYGYDGGAGAGYGYGRGYGYAGNAGFGSGFGGGYGGSMYGGAYGAYGAYGGGAYGGGAYGGGAYGGGAYGGGPGGYGAGGYGGYGGAGGAGGAAGGSSGARSSSRYHPYGK